CCGCGTCAAGGTCACCGGCATCGAGGCCTGAGCCTCCGCTCCGGCTCACTCCCAGGCCCTCCGTCCCCACAAGGCAGGCACTCTCATGGCACACAAGAAGGGCGCGTCGTCCACGCGCAACGGTCGCGACTCCAACGCCCAGCGCCTCGGCGTGAAGCGCTACGGCGGCCAGGTCGTCGGCGCGGGCGAGATCATCGTGCGTCAGCGCGGCACCCACTTCCACCCCGGTGTCGGTGTGGGCCGCGGCGGCGACGACACGCTGTTCGCACTGGTCGAGGGTGCGGTCACCTTCGGCACGAAGCGCGGTCGCAAGACCGTCAGCATCGTCCCGCAGGCCTGAGCGGCCCGCAGCAGACTGAACCTCGTCGAGGGGGTGGGCCGGTCACGGCCCACCCCCTCGACTCGTGTCCAGCCCCCACCGACTCCACCTGAAGGAGGTCACCGTGACGTCGTTCATCGACCACGTCGTTCTGCACGTCGCCGCTGGTGACGGTGGCAACGGCTGCGCCTCGATCCACCGCGAGAAGTTCAAGCCGCTCGGCGGCCCGGACGGCGGCAACGGCGGTCGCGGCGGCGACGTCGTGCTCGTCGTCGACCCCAACACCACCACGCTGCTCGACTACCACCACAGCCCGCACCGCAAGGCCAGCAGCGGCAAGGCCGGTCAGGGCTCGAACCGCGACGGCGCGGACGGCCAGGACGTCGTGCTCCCCGTGCCCGACGGCACCGTGGTGAAGTCCGCGGACGGCGAGGTGCTGGCCGACCTCGTGGGCGCCGGCACCCGCTTCGTGCTGGCGCGCGGCGGACGGGGTGGCCTCGGCAACGCGGCGCTGGCCTCGGCTCGGCGCAAGGCGCCGGGCTTCGCGCTGCTGGGTGAGCCCGGCGACGCCGGCGACATCGTCCTCGAGCTGAAGTCGCTCGCCGACGTCGCGCTCGTCGGCTACCCCAGCGCCGGCAAGTCGAGCCTGGTCGCAGCCATGTCGGCGGCGCGCCCCAAGATCGCCGACTACCCGTTCACCACGCTCGTGCCCAACCTCGGCGTCGTGCAGGCCGGTGACGTGCGGTTCACCATGGCCGACGTCCCCGGTCTGATCCCCGGTGCCAGCGAGGGCAAGGGGCTGGGCCTGGAGTTCCTGCGCCACGTCGAGCGGTGCTCGGTGCTCGTGCACGTCGTCGACTGCGCCACGCTGGAACCGGATCGTGACCCGCTCAGCGACCTCGACGTCATAGAAGCCGAGCTCGCGGCGTACACGGTCGACGAGACGCTGGGTGGGCGCCCGCTCACCGAGCGCCCGCGCGTCGTGGTGCTCAACAAGGCCGACGTGCCGGACGCCGTCGAGCTGGCCGAGATGGTGCGGCCCGACCTCGAGGCGCGCGGCCTGACGGTGCACGTCGTGAGCGCTGCGACCCACCAGGGGCTGCGCGAGCTGGGCTTCACGCTGGCCGGGCTGGTGGCCGCTGCGCGCGCCGAGCGGTCGATCGACGTCGCGCCGCGGGTGGTGCTGCGCCCCAAGGCGGTCGACGACACCGGGTTCGAGGTGGTCACCGAGGCCGGCGACGACGGCCCGCGGTTCCGCATCGTCGGCGAGCGCCCGCTGCGCTGGGTGCGCCAGACCGACTTCGCCAACGAGGAGGCCGTGGGCTACCTCGCCGACCGCCTCGCCCGCCTGGGCATCGAGGACGCGCTGTTCAAGGCCGGTGCGACGCCGGGCGCCGAGGTCGTGATCGGGCCGGGCGACGACGCGGTCGTCTTCGACTGGGAGCCCACCATGACCGCCGGCGCCGAGCTGCTCGCCGGGCCGCGCGGCACCGACCTGCGCCTCGGCACCGAGGACTCGCGTCCGACGCGCCAGGCCAAGCGCGAGGCCTTCGAGCGGCGCCGTTCGGCGCGTGACGCCGCCCGCGACGAGATCGCCGCCGAGCGGGCCGCCGGACGCTGGACCGACCCCGACGGCATCGACCACAGCGACGACCACTCCGGCGACCACAGCGACGACCACCCCGGCGACGGCTCCGAGCACTAGGCCCGACCCCGTGACCCCGCCTGCGCACCTGACGCGACGCGCCGACCTCGCGCGGGCTCAGCGCGTCGTGGTGAAGATCGGGTCGAGCTCGCTCACCACCTCCGACGGCCGGGTCGACGACGCGCGGGTGACGGCGCTGACGAGCGTGCTGGCGGCCCGCCGGGCGGCGGGCCTCGAGGTCGTGCTGGTGTCGTCAGGTGCCATCGCGGCGGGGCTGGAGCCGCTCGGCCTGCCCCGCAGGCCGCGCGACCTCGCCACGCAGCAGGCGGCGGCGAGCGTGGGCCAGGGCCTGCTCGTCGCGCGCTATGCCACGGCGTTCGCCGCGCACGGCCTCGGGGTGGGTCAGGTCCTGCTCACGGCCGAGGACGTCATCCGCCGCAGCCACTACGCCAACGCCCAGCGCACCCTCTACCGGCTGCTGCAGCTCGGCGTCGTGCCCGTCGTCAACGAGAACGACACCGTGGCCACCGACGAGATCCGGTTCGGCGACAACGACCGGCTCGCGGCGCTCGTCGCGCACCTCGTGCACGCCGACGCCCTGGTGCTGCTCACCGACGTCGACGCGTTGTACGACCGCGCGCCGAGCAGGCCCGGTGCCCAGCGCGTGGCCAGCGTGAGCCGGCCCGACGACCTCGACGGCATCGCGCTCGGGTCGTCCGGCAGCCGCGTCGGCACCGGTGGCATGGTCACCAAGGTCGAGGCGGCCGCCATCGCCACGACCGCCGGGATCGCGACGCTGCTCACCAGCGCCGAGCAGGCGGCAGACGCGCTGGCCGGTGCCGACGTCGGCACGTGGTTCGCGCCCACGGGCTCGCGGCGGGCCAGCCGCTTGCTCTGGCTGGCCCACGCCACCCGGCCGCGAGGTCAGCTCACCCTGGACGCCGGCGCCGTCGCGGCGGTGGTCGAGCGGCGCCTGTCGCTGCTGCCGGCCGGGGTCAGCGCCGTCACCGGGGAGTTCGCGGCAGGAGATCCGGTCGACCTGTGTGACGAAAACGGCCACGCCGTGGCCCGCGGACTGGTCAACTATGCAAGTGCAGAGCTCCCCGGTCTCCTGGGCCGTTCGACCCGAGAGCTGGCTCGTGAGCTCGGACCCGCGTACGAGCGCGAGGTCGTCCACCGCGACGACCTGGTGCTGCTGCGCTGACGCTGGAAGGAAGTGGCGGTGAAGGGCCTCGAGCAGGCGCCGGAGTCGGCGATGCCGCTGTGGCACGTGACCTTGACGGTCGCCGGCGAGCCGGTGCCGGCAGCGCAGCTACGGGACGCGCTCGAGCAGCTGGTGCACGAGCGGCCGTTTATGCTCGCCGTCCGCTACGCCGACGACCGCGCCGAGCTGCGGTACTGGGACGAGGCCGAGGACGTCGACGACGCGGCCGCCATGGCGCTGCGCATCTGGGCCGAGCACCGCGCGAGCTGCGGCCTGCCGCCCTGGCGCGTGGTCGGCGTCGAGGTGATCGATCGCGACACCGTGCACGCTCGCGGCGCGGACCGCCCGCAGACCCCGCTCATCGCCGCCGGCGTCACCCCCCTCTGACCACCCCGCCCTCCGGCCACCCCGCCCCCTGCGAAGTTGATCACGTTCAGTGGGCGACACTCCGCTTGCCCAGGGTTGCACCCCTCGACAAGTGGGCGGAACCCTCGACCAGCCTGTGGTCAGGCCCTTCGGTGCACCGCTGCCCGCGCGTAGCCTGGCTCGCATGGCGAGCACCTCTGAGCTGAGCCCCCCCGTCAGCCCGCCCGACGCCGGGTCGCGCGAGCAGGTGCTGGCCGCCTGCCGCGCGGCGCGCGAGGCCTCCCGCGCCGTCCGGCCGCTCACCCGCGCCGCCAAGGACGCCCTGCTGCTGGCGATGGCGGACGCGCTCGTGGCCGCCACCTCCGACGTCGTGGCGGCCAACGCCGCTGACCTCGAACGCGGCCGGCAGTCCGGCCTCACCGCCGGGCTGCTCGACCGGCTGCGCCTCGACGACGCCCGCGTGGTGGGCGTCGCCGACGCGCTGCGCGAGCTGGCCGCGCTGCCCGATCCCGTCGGCGAGGTGGTGCGCGGGCAGCGGCTCGCCAACGGCCTGGAGGTGCGCCAGACCCGCGTGCCCATGGGCGTCGTCGCGATGGTCTACGAGGCGCGCCCGAACGTCACGGTCGACGCCGCCGGCCTGGCGCTCAAGAGCGGCAACGCCGTGGTGCTGCGCGGCGGCTCGGCGGCCGAGCACACCAACCGCGGGCTGGTCGCGGTGCTGCGCCGCTGCCTGGCCGAGGCCGGTCTGCCGGCCGACGCCGTCACGCTGCTCGACGGCGGCGGCCGCGAGGCGGTGCACCACCTGATGACGGCGCGGGGGCTGGTCGACGTCCTGATCCCGCGCGGGGGAGCGGACCTGATCCGCACCGTCGTCGAAGGCTCCACGGTGCCGGTGATCGAGACCGGCGTCGGCAACTGCCACGTGTACGTCGACGCCGCCGCCGATCTCGACCAGGCCGTCGCCATAGCCTTGAACTCCAAGGTGCACCGCCCGAGCGTGTGCAACGCGGCCGAGAGCCTGCTCGTGCACCGCGACGTCGCCGACGCGTTCTTGGCCGCCGCGCTGCCGCGGCTGGTCGAGGCGGGTGTGCGGCTGCACGGCGACGACGCGACGCAGGCCTCGGCCACGACGTCCGGTGTCGTCGTGGAGCCGGCCACCGACGACGACTGGGCGCGCGAGTACCTCAGCCTCGACCTCGCGGTGCGCGTGGTCGGCTCGATCGACGAGGCGCTCGCGCACATCCGCCGCTGGTCGAGCGGGCACACCGAGGCGATCGTCACCCAGGACCTCTCCGCGAGCCGCCGCTTCGTCGCCGAGGTCGACGCCGCGGCGGTGATGGTCAACGCCTCCACGCGTTTCACGGACGGCGGTCAGCTGGGTCTCGGCGCCGAGATCGGCATCTCGACGCAGAAGCTGCACGCGCGCGGCCCGATGGGGCTCGCCGAGCTCACGACCACCACCTGGGTGGTCACGGGTGAGGGGCACGTCCGCAGCTGAGCACGGCCCCGGCCGCACCGAGTGGCGTCGCCGGGTCGTCGTCGACCGGCGACTGGCAGGATGGCCGACCGTGGAAGGCGCCGAAGTCCGCAAGCTGGCCGAGCTCGAGGACCACCACTGGTGGTACCGCGAGCGCCGGGTGCTGCTCGAGCGTGACCTGCGCGGTCTGCGCCCGGGCACCGCGCTGGACGTCGGAGCCGCCGGTGGCGGCAACACGCGGGTGCTGCGACGGCTGGGCTGGAACGCGATCGCGCTCGAGTACGGCCCGGAGGGCGCGCAGGTCGCCCACGAGCGCGGCCTGCCCACGCTGCGCGGTGACGCCACCGCCCTGCCGGTCGCGGACGCCTCGCTCGACCTCGTCGTGGCCTTCGACGTCCTCGAGCACCTCGACGACGACGACGCCGCGGTGCGCGAGGTGCGCCGGGTGCTGCGCCCGGGTGGGCGCTACCTGGTGGCCGTGCCGTGCGACCCGCGGCTGTGGTCGGCGCACGACGAGGCGGTGGGCCACGTGCGCCGCTACACCCGGGCCACGCTGAGCTCGCTGCTGGTGCGCGGGGGGTTCTCGCTCGGCCCGATGCGTTCGTGGAACGTGCTGCTGCGACCGGTGGTGTCGTTGCGCCGTCGCGCCAGCACGGGCAGCGACCTCGAGGCGCTGTCGCCCGTGGTCAACCTGGGCCTGCGCTCGATCATCACCGCCGAGCGCTACCTGCCGGTGCGCTCGCTGCCTGGGGTGTCGCTGATGGTCGAGGCCCGGCGTCCCTGACCGTCTGCGGTCGGCTGCTCGAGGGAGTCGTAGGCCACGAAGTACGAGGGCCGCCCCTGCAGCTGGGTGTACATGCGCCCGACGTACTCGCCGAGCACGCCCAGGGCCAGCAGCTGCACCGCGCCGACGGCCGCCACCACGACGAACGTGGAGGTCCAGCCGGGCGTGGTGTGCCCGGTGAGGAACGACACGAAGGCGTAGACCAGCAAGCCGACGGCCGCCACGCCACCGATCAGCCCGAACCAGGTCGCGAGGCGCAGGGGGGCGATCGAGAATCCCGTGATGCTGTCGAGGCTCAGTCGCAGCATCTTCGTGAAGGGGTACTTGGAGCGGCCCGCCGCCCGCGCCTCGCGCCGGTAGCCCACCGACGTGCTGGGAAAGCCGAGCGCCGGCACGACGAGCCGCAGCACCCTATGGTGCTCGGGCAGCACGTTGACGGCGTCGACGGTGGCCCGGCTCATCATCCGGAAGTCGCCGGCGTGCGACACCGCACCGTGCGCCGAGCGGCCGATCAGCCGGTAGAACAGCGCCGCGGTGCCGCGCTTGAAGGCCGAGTCGGTGCTGCGGTCGGTGCGCACGCCGTACACGACGTCGACCCCCTGCGAGCGAGCCGCCTGGAGCATCGCGGCGATGGTCTCGGGCGGGTCCTGCAGGTCGGCGTCGATGCTCACGACCCAGTCGCCGCGGGCACGCACCAGGCCGGCCGACAGCGCCGCCTGGTGCCCGCTGTTGGCGCGCAGCCGCACGACGCGCACGGCCGGCCACTCGCGGCGCATGCGCTCGAGCAGCACGGGTGTGGCATCGGTGCTGCCGTCGTCGACGGCCAGCACCTCGTAGGTCTCGCCGATGGCGTCCAGCGCCGGACGCAGGCGCTCGGCGAACAGCGGCAGCACCTCGGCCTCGTCGTACACGGGGACGACGACCGACAGCGTGGGCGCGTCGATGACCGGCTCCTTCACCGTCGTCGGGCGGGTTCTGTCAGACTGTACGCGGCAGCGCCCCCCTTCCCGCGTCCCGAGGAGCACCGATGTCGCAGGCCCTGGTCCTGGCCGCCACGACCCCCGAGCACACCACCCAGCTGCCGATGGCGCCGGAGATGTTCGGCGCCATCGCGATCATCGTGTTCGTGGCGCTGCTCGGCCTCACCTGGACCTTCCGCGGCTTCTCGAACAAGCACCGCTGAGCCGGATCGAGCCGGGCATGAGCCCTGACGGGCCCCGGCGCCGGCGCCGGGTGGGGGTCATGGGTGGCACCTTCGACCCCATCCACCACGGCCACCTCGTCGCCGCGAGCGAGGTCGCGAGCCTCTACCACCTCGACGAGGTCGTGTTCGTGCCCACGGGGCAGCCGTGGCAGAAGGACGACCGCGAGGTGAGCCCGGCCGAGCTGCGCTACCTCATGACCGTCATCGCGACGGCCTCCAACCCGCGTTTCACGGTGAGCCGCGTCGACGTCGACCGCCCCGGCCCGACGTACACGATCGACACGCTGCGCGACCTGCGCCGCGAGCAGCCGGACTCCGACCTGTTCTTCATCACCGGTGCCGACGCGCTCGCGCAGATCCTGTCGTGGAAGGACGTCGACGAGCTGTTCGACCTCGCGCAGTTCGTAGGGGTCACCCGGCCTGAGCACGAGCTCAGCGGCGCCGGCCTGCCCCCCGACCGCGTGGGCCTCATGCCGGTGCCCGCCATGGCGATCTCGTCCACCGACTGCCGCGACCGCGTCCGGCGCGGCGAGCCGGTGTGGTATCTCGTGCCGGACGGCGTCGTGCAATTCATTGCCAAGTACGGGCTCTACCGAACGGGTGAACCTGCCGAGAGATAGGTCGTGGCAGACCTGCTCGTGCCGAACGGCGACACCGACCGACCGTGGGACGGCCCTGAGGGCGTCCCCGCGCCCGGGGAGGAGTCGGCGTCCCCAGGCGGACCCAAGATCGCTCTGGCCGAGGTGCCCGACTGGGTGATCGAGCAGGTCGACCAGGTCAGCTACCCCACCCGCATGGCTCGCCGGCGCGCGCTCGAGGCGGCGCGGATCAGCGACGGGTGGGACCCCGCCCCGCACATCACGGCGCCGCTGCTCGAGCGGGTCGAGGTCGAGCTCGAGCGCTACCCCGACTCCGTGGACGGCTCCGCGCAGGTGCTGCCCAGCGAGCCGACGCGCGCACGCCGGCCCTGGCGGTGGGTCGCGGCCGTGGCCGCAGGCGCCCTGCTCGTCGCCGGCGGGGGCTTCGTGCTCACCCATCGCGGCGGAGGGCCGGCCCAGCAGACCGCCTCCGCGTCGAGCGCACCGTCGCAGCAGGTGGTGGCGCTGGCCATCGCGCGCGACGGGCAGCTCACCGGCGTCTCGCTGCTCGCCGCCGGCCGCGAGGACGGCGACGCCCAGCAGGTGCTGGTGCCCAGCCGGCTGCTGCTCGACGTGCCCGGTGCGGGCCGTATGCCGGTGGCGCAGTCCCTGGCCCCGGGCGCGTCGGCTCCAGGTGCCGCCATCGCCGACGCGCTCGAGATCAAGCTCGCCGGCACGTGGGTGCTCGACGCCGCCCAGCTGGCGACGCTCGTCGACGGTTTGGGTGGCCTCACGGTCGACGTCGACGTCGACGTGCCCGCGAGCGCTCGCGAGGGCGCGGCGCTGCTCGCCTCGGCCGGAGCGGGCCAGCACCTGGGCGGCACGCAGGCGGCCGCCTACGCGACGCTGCTGGTGGGTGACGAGCCGGAGGCGGCGCGCCTGGCGCGTCAGGAGCGGGTGGTCACGGCCCTGCTGGCGGCGCTGCCGACGGACGCCGCGCAACGGCGGGCCATGGTCGTCGGACTCGCTGGCGCGCCGCACGGGGCGTTGCTCGCGCGCGTCCTCGACGTCACCGGCGCCCTGCACGACCCCGCGGCGCGACAGGCGCTGGGCTCCACCGTCGTCCCGGTGCACGAGATCGACACCGGCGGCGCCGTGAGCGCCTACGGGCTCGACAGCGCGGCGGCCGCGACCATGGTGCAGGCTCGCCTGGCCGGCGCGGCGATCGCCGTCCCGCCCGGTGGCCGGCTGCGCGTGCTGGTGCAGAACGGCGACGGCGCTCCCGGCCTCGGCGACGCCGCGCGCTCCAAGCTCGTCGCCGCGGGCCTGAAGTACCTCGGCGGCGGCAACGTCGACGGCTTCGGGGTCCGGCAGACCATGGTGCTGCTGCCCGACGCCAGCTCGACCAGCCGGGCGCGGGGGATGGTGGTCACGCGCGCGCTTGGGCTGCCTGACTCGGCCCTGCGGATCAGCGACAGCTCGCCCACGGTGGCCGATGTGGTGGTCGTGCTGGGGCACGACTTCAAGGCCTCGTGAGAGGCTAGGGCGTCCGCCCAGCCCCCCCTCGAAGGAGCCGCCGTGCCAGCGTCCGAGCGCGCGCACGAGCTCGTCCTGGCTGCCGCCCACGCGGCGTCTGACAAGCTCGCCACCGACGTCGTGGCGATCGACGTGAGCGACCAGCTCGTCATCACTGACGCGTTCGTGCTCGCCTCCGCCCCCAACGACCGCCAGGTCGGCGCCATCGTCGACGCGGTCGAGGAGGCGCTGCGCGAGCGCGGCGCGAAGCCGGTGCGCCGCGAGGGCGAGCGCGAGGGCCGCTGGGTGCTGCTCGACTACGGTGACGTCGTCGTGCACGTCCAGCACGACGAGGAGCGCACCTACTACGCGCTCGAGCGGCTCTGGAAGGACTGCCCGCTCATCGAGCTGCCGGACGAGGCGCGCGGCCGTCCACGGGACGAGGCGTGACGGGGCGGCAGGTCCTGCTGCTGCGGCACGGCCAGACCACCTGGAACGCCGACGGCCGGTTCCAGGGCCAGACCGACATCGACCTGGACGCCGTGGGCCGGGTGCAGGCCGAGCGGGCCGCCGCGGAGCTGGTGCGGCTGTCGCCCGCCAAGATCGTGTCGTCCGACCTGCGGCGGGCCCGCGACACGGCGTACCCGCTGGCCCAGCTCACCGGCCTGCCGGTGGGCACCGACGAGCGGCTGCGCGAGGTGTACGCCGGTTCCTGGCAGGGCATGCTCGGCCCCGACATCGACGAGCAGGACCACGAGCTGCGGCTGGCCTGGCGCTCTGGCGCCGAGGTGCGTCCGGGCGGCGACGGCGAGCTGCGCTCGGAGGTGGGGGAGCGGGTGGCCGCGGCGGTGCGCGACCACGTGGCCGACGTCCCGGACGGCGGGCTGCTCGTCGTCGTCTCGCACGGCGGTTCGATCAGCAACGGCGTGCAGGTGCTGATGGGCGTCCCGCGCGAGTGCTGGCCGGTCGTGTCGGGTGTCAACAACTGCCACTGGACGGTGCTGGAGGAGCAGCGCGACGGACGCTGGGTGCTCACCGAGCACAACGCGTTCTCGCTGCCCGAACCCGTCGTCGGCGACGAGTCGTAGCGGCGGCACCAGGGCCGACACCCCGATTTGGAGGAACGGGTGGGGCGCAGGCTAGACTTGCGGAGCCCCTTCGGGGGCACGGGGCTGTGGCGCAGCTGGTAGCGCACTTCCATGGCATGGAAGGGGTCAGGGGTTCGAGTCCCCTCAGCTCCACCGATGACGACGGTCCGCGACCTGCGGGCCGTCGTCTGCTGTCTCTGGCCGTCGCGGGCCTACGCTGGCCCGTGACCATCGGCCTGCTCGCCGCCGGATTCGCGGCCCTGGCGTACGGACTGGCCTCGGTGCTGCAGGCCGTCGGGGTCGCGCGCGGGGGCGCGCGGGGGTGGTGGGCGAGCCGCTGGTACCTCGCGGGCCTCGGGCTCGACGGCGCGGCGTGGCTCGTGTCGCTGCTCGCGCTGCGCCGCCTGCCGTTGGTCGTCGTCCAGGGCATGCTGGCCTGCTCCCTCGCGGTCACCGCGGTCGCGGCGCACCTGCTGCTGCGGACCCCGTTGCGCCGGACGCAGGTGGCCGCCGTCGTGTGCGCCCTCGGTGCGCTGACGGTGCTGGCGGCGGCCGGAGGCGCGCAGTCCGCCCGCCCGGCGCCGGCAGGTTTCACCGCCGCGACGTGGGCCGTCACCGCCGTGCTCGTGCTCGCCACGGCCGTCCTCAGCCGCCGCGGCAGCGCGGCCGCGCTCGCGGTGGTGTCGGGGCTGGGCTTCTCGGTGGCTGCGGCGGCGGCACGTGCCGCGCCGGCCGGGCTCGGGCCGGTCGCTGTGGTGCGCGAGCCGCTGGTGTGGGCGCTGGTGGTGGCCGGGGTGGTGGGCGCGACGGCGTACGCGCTGGCCCTCGAGCGTGGCGCGGTGGCGATCGCCACCGCGCTGCTGTGGGTGGTGGAGGCGGTGGTGCCGGCGGCGGTAGGTGTGAGCGTGCTGGGCGACCGGGTGCGGCCGGGGTGGGCGCCCGCGGCGCTCGCTGCCGTTGCCGTCGCCGTCGTGGCGTGCGTGGCGCTGGCGCGGGTGGCACCGCCTCACGTCAGCGCAGACGCATCAGCCAACGGGTGATGACCGGGCCGGCGACCGCGGCGGAGTACACCGACCCGTGGTCGGCATGGGGCACCAGCTCCATCGTCACGGGGTGCCCGGCCTGCCGCAGCCGGGCCGCGAAGTCGGCGGTGAAGGACGCCGGCACGACGGGGTCGTCGCCGCCGTGCATCAGCAGCACCGGCACCTCGGGCCGCAGCTGCGCCCGGCGCGCAGGGTTTCCCGCCGCCCAGGTGGCAGGGTCCTGCTCGGGCGTGGTGCCGAACAGTGCCTGCGCCATGTCTGGCACCTGGCTGACGTCGTAGGGGCCGGCCAGGCCGATCAGGGCGTCCGGGCGCACCGCCGGTGCCCGGCACGCGGGGGGGTGCTCGTCGGCGGCGAGCACCGCCAGCGCGGCCAGGTGGGCGCCGGAGGAGTGGCCCAGCACCACGAGAGGTGTCGGGTCGACCCCGTGGGCGCGCGCCGTCACCGCCGCGGCGGCCAGGGCGCAGAGCACGTCGTCGACCGGCACCGGGTAGCGCACGCCGTCGTTCGCCGCCCGGATCCGGGCCGGGACGGCGACCGAGCCGCTGTCGGCCAGGTAGCCGGCCAGGTCGGCGAGCCCGGTGGGGTCGGCGGTGGCCCACGAGCCACCCGGCACCATGAGCACCAGCGGTGCGGTGCGGCGCCCGGAGGGCAGGTAGACGTCCTCGACGAGCCCCGGCGCGTACTCGACGCTCAGCGGCGCCGCGCCGGTGCGCGAGTGAGTGGGTGCGGCGGGTGGTGAGGCGCCGCCGCAGGCTGCGGCGAGCAGGGCGAGCGCCACCACCACGGCGGCGAGGGCCGCCGGTGACCGTCGTCGCGCGCGCGCCACACCGACCTCCATCGAGCGTCCCCAGCGTGCGGCGCGCCGCGGCTGCTCGACAGGGCCGGAGGTCCCCGCCTCAGGACGTCGGTGCCGCCAGCTCGTAGTCGAGGCTCAGCCGGTGCGTGCCGTCGCTGTGGACGGCGATCTGTCCGGTGCCGGTGAGGCCGGCCAGCTCCTCGGTGCCGCTGCCCGGCACGATGACCACGAGCGGATGCAGTCGGTCCGACCCCGTCGTCGTCGCAGAGTGCGCCAGGTTGAAGGCGCCTCGCCGCCCGTCGAGGGTGCCCTCGAACGACTCCATCGCGACGTAGGTGCCCACGCCCGTCTGCGGGTCGAACGCCGACGTGAACTGCGTGCGCGCCCGGCCGATCAGCGCGCCGTCGAACTGCTTGTCCATGAACGCGAAGCCCACCGGGCTGCCGGTGGTGATCGGCGAGGTGTAGTCGATCGGCTCGAACGCGGTGACGGCGAAGGTGCTCTCGGCTCTCATGGACCGGACGCTAGCCACCCCCTCCGACAGCCGGCGTGCACCGAAACGTGGTGCCCGGTTTGCCCGCTCTTGACCCTTCCATCGCTAGCGTGGGCCGACCGCTCCCCACCCCGGAGGATCCTCGTGCGCACTCGCCCTCGGCTGCGACCCCTTGCCGTTGCCGCCACCGTGCTCGCCGCCCTGGCCGCCGTCGCCCCGACGGCGGTGGCACCGGCGTCCGCGGCCACCCCCCTCACCGTCGCTCAGGCGTCGGCCACGCAGAACGGCTCCACGGCGACCGTGCGCGGGTACGTCGTGGGGCAGCCCACCGCGACCTCGACGGTCGTGACCTCCAGCTTCCCTAACGACTACGCGATGGCGCTCGCCGACAGCCCGGGCGAGACGCGCACCTCCGCGATGCTCTACGTGCAGATCCCCAGCGCCTTGCGCGCGCAGTGGGGGCTGCGCAGCAACCCCTCGCTCATGGGGCACCAGCTCGACGTGACGGGCGCGCTGTCGGCGTACTTCTCCCACCCCGGCCTGAAGTCGGCCTCGGCCTTCGCCGACGTCGGGAGCACCACGCCCCCTCCGGGTGGTGGCAGCGGCCCGTACGACGACACCTACTACGCGGCGGCCCTGGGCAAGAGCGGCAACGACCTGCGCCAGGCGCTGCACTCGATCATCTCGTCGGGCACCAGCGCGATCAGCTACGACCAGGTGTGGGACGCCCTCAAGCACACCGACGAGGACCCCGCGAACACGGCGAACGTCATCGAGATCTACAGCGGTCGCAGCATCAGCAAGTCCAGCAACGGCGGCGGCGTCGACGACTGGAACCGCGAGCACGTCTGGGCCAAGTCCCACGGCGACTTCGGCACGGCCACCGGGCCCGGTACCGACCTGCACCACCTGCGCCCCGAGGACGTCACGGTCAACTCCACCCGCAGCAACAAGGACTTCGACGAGGGCGGTAGCGAGGTGAGCCAGTGCCCGGGCTGCTTCAGCGACTCCGACTCGTTCGAGCCGCGCGACGCGGTGAAGGGCGACGTGGCGCGGATGATCTTCTACATGGCCGTGCGGTACGAGGGCGGCGACGGCTTCCCCGACCTGGAGGTCAACGACCGCGTCGGAAACGGCACCGCGCCGTACCTCGGCCGGCTGTCG
This portion of the Angustibacter sp. Root456 genome encodes:
- the obgE gene encoding GTPase ObgE, coding for MTSFIDHVVLHVAAGDGGNGCASIHREKFKPLGGPDGGNGGRGGDVVLVVDPNTTTLLDYHHSPHRKASSGKAGQGSNRDGADGQDVVLPVPDGTVVKSADGEVLADLVGAGTRFVLARGGRGGLGNAALASARRKAPGFALLGEPGDAGDIVLELKSLADVALVGYPSAGKSSLVAAMSAARPKIADYPFTTLVPNLGVVQAGDVRFTMADVPGLIPGASEGKGLGLEFLRHVERCSVLVHVVDCATLEPDRDPLSDLDVIEAELAAYTVDETLGGRPLTERPRVVVLNKADVPDAVELAEMVRPDLEARGLTVHVVSAATHQGLRELGFTLAGLVAAARAERSIDVAPRVVLRPKAVDDTGFEVVTEAGDDGPRFRIVGERPLRWVRQTDFANEEAVGYLADRLARLGIEDALFKAGATPGAEVVIGPGDDAVVFDWEPTMTAGAELLAGPRGTDLRLGTEDSRPTRQAKREAFERRRSARDAARDEIAAERAAGRWTDPDGIDHSDDHSGDHSDDHPGDGSEH
- the rpmA gene encoding 50S ribosomal protein L27, which translates into the protein MAHKKGASSTRNGRDSNAQRLGVKRYGGQVVGAGEIIVRQRGTHFHPGVGVGRGGDDTLFALVEGAVTFGTKRGRKTVSIVPQA
- a CDS encoding glycosyltransferase family 2 protein, giving the protein MKEPVIDAPTLSVVVPVYDEAEVLPLFAERLRPALDAIGETYEVLAVDDGSTDATPVLLERMRREWPAVRVVRLRANSGHQAALSAGLVRARGDWVVSIDADLQDPPETIAAMLQAARSQGVDVVYGVRTDRSTDSAFKRGTAALFYRLIGRSAHGAVSHAGDFRMMSRATVDAVNVLPEHHRVLRLVVPALGFPSTSVGYRREARAAGRSKYPFTKMLRLSLDSITGFSIAPLRLATWFGLIGGVAAVGLLVYAFVSFLTGHTTPGWTSTFVVVAAVGAVQLLALGVLGEYVGRMYTQLQGRPSYFVAYDSLEQPTADGQGRRASTISDTPGSERTGR
- a CDS encoding glutamate-5-semialdehyde dehydrogenase, whose amino-acid sequence is MASTSELSPPVSPPDAGSREQVLAACRAAREASRAVRPLTRAAKDALLLAMADALVAATSDVVAANAADLERGRQSGLTAGLLDRLRLDDARVVGVADALRELAALPDPVGEVVRGQRLANGLEVRQTRVPMGVVAMVYEARPNVTVDAAGLALKSGNAVVLRGGSAAEHTNRGLVAVLRRCLAEAGLPADAVTLLDGGGREAVHHLMTARGLVDVLIPRGGADLIRTVVEGSTVPVIETGVGNCHVYVDAAADLDQAVAIALNSKVHRPSVCNAAESLLVHRDVADAFLAAALPRLVEAGVRLHGDDATQASATTSGVVVEPATDDDWAREYLSLDLAVRVVGSIDEALAHIRRWSSGHTEAIVTQDLSASRRFVAEVDAAAVMVNASTRFTDGGQLGLGAEIGISTQKLHARGPMGLAELTTTTWVVTGEGHVRS
- the proB gene encoding glutamate 5-kinase, with the protein product MTPPAHLTRRADLARAQRVVVKIGSSSLTTSDGRVDDARVTALTSVLAARRAAGLEVVLVSSGAIAAGLEPLGLPRRPRDLATQQAAASVGQGLLVARYATAFAAHGLGVGQVLLTAEDVIRRSHYANAQRTLYRLLQLGVVPVVNENDTVATDEIRFGDNDRLAALVAHLVHADALVLLTDVDALYDRAPSRPGAQRVASVSRPDDLDGIALGSSGSRVGTGGMVTKVEAAAIATTAGIATLLTSAEQAADALAGADVGTWFAPTGSRRASRLLWLAHATRPRGQLTLDAGAVAAVVERRLSLLPAGVSAVTGEFAAGDPVDLCDENGHAVARGLVNYASAELPGLLGRSTRELARELGPAYEREVVHRDDLVLLR
- a CDS encoding bifunctional 2-polyprenyl-6-hydroxyphenol methylase/3-demethylubiquinol 3-O-methyltransferase UbiG, producing MEGAEVRKLAELEDHHWWYRERRVLLERDLRGLRPGTALDVGAAGGGNTRVLRRLGWNAIALEYGPEGAQVAHERGLPTLRGDATALPVADASLDLVVAFDVLEHLDDDDAAVREVRRVLRPGGRYLVAVPCDPRLWSAHDEAVGHVRRYTRATLSSLLVRGGFSLGPMRSWNVLLRPVVSLRRRASTGSDLEALSPVVNLGLRSIITAERYLPVRSLPGVSLMVEARRP